One window of the Terriglobia bacterium genome contains the following:
- a CDS encoding cold shock domain-containing protein: MSKEQGKVKWFNNKKGFGFIERASGGDVFVHYSAIVSDGYKTLKEGDAVEFTITQGPKGFQAENVEKTV, from the coding sequence ATGAGTAAAGAGCAAGGCAAGGTCAAGTGGTTCAACAACAAAAAAGGGTTCGGCTTCATTGAGCGGGCGTCGGGCGGAGATGTGTTTGTACACTATTCTGCAATCGTCAGTGACGGTTACAAGACCCTGAAGGAAGGCGACGCCGTGGAATTCACCATCACGCAGGGTCCGAAAGGCTTTCAAGCAGAGAATGTTGAAAAAACGGTGTAA